In Hymenobacter sublimis, a single genomic region encodes these proteins:
- a CDS encoding YfiT family bacillithiol transferase yields MEPTPDLDLRFPIGQPVLPDEPLDRGARTAYMAQIATLPDLVRTAVLGLSPAQLDTPYRPGGWTVRQVIHHLPDSHLNSYTRFKLALTEDNPTVRPYEEQLWAELPDNEATPVAVSLALLEALHIRWIKLLRNLTDAQWNRTFYHPGSQRTFTLDQVLVLYAWHGRHHLAHITELRKRQQW; encoded by the coding sequence ATGGAACCGACTCCTGACCTTGATTTGCGCTTTCCCATTGGCCAGCCCGTATTGCCCGATGAACCCCTGGACCGCGGCGCCCGCACCGCCTACATGGCCCAAATCGCTACCCTTCCGGACCTTGTACGCACTGCAGTTCTGGGTCTTTCACCGGCCCAACTTGATACGCCCTACCGCCCCGGCGGCTGGACGGTGCGCCAGGTTATTCACCACCTGCCCGACTCGCACCTGAATAGCTACACTCGTTTCAAGCTAGCCCTGACCGAGGATAACCCTACGGTGCGCCCCTATGAGGAGCAGCTTTGGGCTGAGCTACCCGATAATGAGGCAACCCCAGTAGCTGTTTCCCTCGCTTTGTTAGAGGCCCTGCACATTCGCTGGATAAAGCTGCTGCGTAACCTCACCGACGCGCAGTGGAACCGCACGTTCTACCACCCCGGCTCCCAGCGTACCTTCACCCTCGACCAAGTGCTAGTACTGTATGCCTGGCACGGCCGGCACCACCTGGCTCATATCACGGAGCTGCGCAAGCGCCAGCAGTGGTAG
- a CDS encoding ABC transporter ATP-binding protein, whose amino-acid sequence MIEVHNVQKSFEGNQVLKGITCTFETGKCNLLLGGSGTGKSVLLQCIVGLMKPDLGSITFDGTVFTNNKVDIRQEIRKKIGMLFQGSALFDSMTVYENVEFPLKMLTPDMSREERRDRVEFCLKRVGLENAGTKMPSEISGGMKKRVGIARAIAPNCTYLFCDEPNSGLDPLTSIKIDELIHEITHEYGITTVVVTHDMNSVVEIGDHIIFLYKGLKLWDGNKDEILNAQVPELKEFIFSSSLVRAAKKVDDETEGGLAAATTDEAINI is encoded by the coding sequence ATGATTGAAGTTCACAACGTCCAAAAGTCCTTCGAGGGCAACCAGGTACTGAAAGGTATTACCTGCACCTTCGAAACGGGCAAGTGTAACCTGCTGCTAGGAGGTTCCGGCACGGGTAAATCGGTGCTGCTACAGTGCATTGTGGGCCTGATGAAGCCCGACCTGGGCAGCATTACCTTCGACGGCACGGTGTTCACCAACAACAAGGTGGATATTCGGCAGGAAATCCGGAAGAAAATTGGGATGCTCTTTCAGGGCTCGGCCTTGTTTGACTCCATGACGGTGTACGAAAACGTGGAGTTTCCGCTGAAGATGCTCACGCCCGACATGAGCCGCGAAGAGCGCCGCGACCGGGTTGAGTTCTGCCTCAAGCGCGTGGGCCTGGAAAACGCGGGTACCAAAATGCCTTCCGAAATTTCAGGCGGCATGAAAAAGCGCGTGGGCATTGCTCGCGCCATTGCCCCCAACTGCACCTACCTGTTCTGCGACGAACCTAACTCCGGCCTCGACCCGCTCACCAGCATCAAAATCGACGAACTCATCCACGAAATCACCCATGAGTACGGTATTACCACGGTGGTAGTAACCCACGATATGAACTCGGTGGTGGAAATTGGGGACCATATCATCTTCCTCTACAAGGGCCTTAAGCTCTGGGATGGTAACAAAGATGAAATCCTGAACGCCCAGGTGCCTGAATTGAAAGAGTTTATCTTCAGCAGCAGTCTGGTGCGAGCCGCTAAAAAGGTAGATGATGAAACTGAAGGTGGCCTGGCCGCCGCTACCACCGACGAGGCTATTAATATTTAG
- a CDS encoding MlaE family ABC transporter permease, with product MVKSFGEFLLFIQSMLTRKERVAVLWQRTIDECVIIGINSIFIVAIVSAFIGAVTCVQIAYNLTNPLIPKSTIGYMVREMTILELAPTITSIVLAGKVGSSIAGGLGTMRITEQVSALEVMGINSASYLVLPRILASMLMFPLLVILAMALSIIGGYLAGSLTGALSAQEYIEGIRTDFIPYNIVFALIKSVVFAFLVSAISSFKGFYTQGGALEVGAASTTAVNNSIIAILVADFALAALLL from the coding sequence ATGGTCAAGTCCTTCGGTGAATTTCTGCTCTTTATTCAGAGCATGCTCACGCGGAAAGAACGGGTAGCCGTATTATGGCAACGCACTATAGACGAGTGTGTTATCATCGGCATCAACTCCATTTTTATCGTCGCCATCGTGTCGGCCTTTATTGGGGCCGTAACCTGCGTGCAGATTGCCTACAACCTGACCAACCCGCTCATTCCTAAAAGCACCATTGGCTACATGGTGCGCGAAATGACGATTCTGGAGCTGGCGCCTACTATTACCAGCATTGTGTTGGCCGGCAAGGTGGGTTCCAGTATTGCTGGCGGCTTGGGCACTATGCGCATCACTGAGCAGGTATCGGCCCTGGAGGTTATGGGCATCAACTCCGCCTCCTACCTGGTGCTGCCGCGCATTCTGGCCTCCATGCTCATGTTCCCGCTGCTCGTGATTCTGGCCATGGCTTTATCCATCATCGGGGGCTATTTGGCAGGGTCTCTGACGGGGGCGTTGTCGGCTCAGGAATATATTGAAGGTATCCGCACCGATTTTATTCCTTACAACATTGTCTTTGCCCTCATTAAGTCGGTTGTATTTGCCTTCTTGGTTTCGGCTATTTCGTCGTTCAAAGGCTTCTACACGCAGGGCGGCGCCTTGGAAGTGGGAGCGGCCAGCACTACGGCCGTTAACAATTCCATCATTGCCATTCTAGTGGCCGATTTTGCCCTGGCTGCCCTCCTTCTATAA
- a CDS encoding SDR family oxidoreductase: MQKNIVVTGGTKGIGRALVWRFLQAGYPVVTCARSTTDLQELQAAAAEQLPGAVLHTLPADLSRQEDCVRFTDFVRSQGEVEVLVNNTGSFIPGRLQDEPQDGSQLRQMLAVNLLSAYDVTLALLPGLLAQRAGHIFTICSTASLTAYPNGGSYGIAKHALLGMTRNLREELKDSGIRVTAVLPGATLTASWEGVDLPAERFIKAEDVAEAIFATYSLSPQAVVEELLIRPQLGDL, translated from the coding sequence ATGCAAAAAAATATCGTTGTTACGGGTGGTACCAAAGGAATTGGGCGGGCCCTGGTGTGGCGCTTTCTGCAGGCGGGCTATCCGGTGGTTACCTGCGCCCGCTCCACCACAGACTTGCAGGAGCTGCAAGCCGCTGCCGCGGAGCAACTTCCCGGCGCCGTACTGCACACCCTACCCGCCGATTTAAGCCGGCAGGAAGACTGCGTGCGCTTCACTGATTTTGTGCGCAGCCAGGGCGAAGTAGAAGTGTTGGTTAACAACACCGGTTCCTTTATTCCGGGCCGCTTGCAAGATGAGCCCCAGGATGGCTCCCAGCTCCGTCAGATGCTGGCCGTGAACTTGCTCAGCGCCTACGATGTGACGCTGGCCTTGCTACCGGGGCTGCTGGCGCAGCGGGCGGGCCATATCTTCACTATCTGCTCTACGGCCAGTCTTACGGCCTACCCCAATGGTGGCTCCTACGGCATTGCCAAGCACGCCCTGTTGGGCATGACCCGCAACTTGCGCGAAGAGCTAAAGGACTCTGGCATCCGGGTGACGGCCGTGCTGCCCGGCGCTACCCTCACCGCCAGCTGGGAAGGCGTTGACCTGCCCGCCGAGCGGTTCATCAAAGCCGAAGACGTAGCCGAAGCCATTTTTGCTACCTACTCTCTCTCGCCCCAGGCTGTGGTGGAGGAGCTGCTGATCCGGCCCCAACTCGGCGACCTGTAA
- a CDS encoding GIN domain-containing protein translates to MFGFKIRPQVSALHRLLRGSCALGTGLLLLTACQPENEAGCFTSTGNITTERRSLPPFRVLTTYDNVRVTLLQDTITYAEVRAGKNLQEDIRLEVEGNHLTVRNTSRCNWVRRYNTPREVTLHTPRLTDLFLRGQADIQTSGTFRADTLYAHLIGSGDFRLHLTSRYLGLDQYELGDMYLSGTAAELHHTIGGNGSMYASELATGDVYLQTNFSSNGNGYFSPRQLLAGTHAGTGTIFYRGTPSVADFRVSGKGKLARE, encoded by the coding sequence ATGTTCGGGTTTAAAATACGGCCGCAAGTTAGCGCCCTGCACCGGCTTTTACGCGGGAGTTGCGCCCTAGGTACGGGCCTGCTGCTGCTGACGGCCTGCCAGCCGGAAAACGAAGCCGGCTGTTTCACCAGCACAGGCAACATCACCACGGAGCGCCGCAGCCTCCCTCCTTTCCGGGTGTTGACTACCTACGACAACGTGCGGGTAACGCTCCTGCAGGACACGATAACCTACGCCGAGGTGCGAGCGGGCAAAAACCTGCAGGAAGATATCCGCCTGGAAGTGGAAGGTAACCACCTCACCGTTCGCAACACCAGCCGCTGCAACTGGGTACGTCGCTACAACACGCCCCGCGAAGTAACCCTGCACACCCCGCGCCTCACCGACCTGTTTCTGCGCGGCCAGGCTGATATTCAAACCAGCGGCACCTTCCGGGCCGATACGCTGTATGCCCACCTTATCGGCTCCGGCGACTTTCGCCTGCACCTGACCAGCCGCTACCTGGGCCTGGACCAGTACGAGCTAGGCGACATGTACCTGAGTGGAACCGCCGCGGAGCTGCACCACACCATTGGCGGCAACGGCAGCATGTATGCTTCGGAGTTGGCCACCGGGGACGTGTACTTACAAACCAATTTCAGCAGCAACGGAAATGGTTATTTCAGTCCGCGCCAGCTGCTGGCCGGCACCCACGCGGGCACCGGCACCATCTTTTACCGCGGAACACCTTCAGTAGCAGATTTTCGGGTCAGCGGCAAGGGCAAGCTAGCGCGCGAGTAA
- a CDS encoding SDR family oxidoreductase — protein sequence MDLRGKVAIITGVSKGIGLATAEALLARGAVVAGWGRTAPESLTHERFQFFECDIRDEVAVQEAFTNTQRELGQEVHVLVNNAGIGNFGPVDGFSSDDWHAMFDTNVHGLFYCTKAALPQMKKQREGHIINVASLAGTAGTANLAGYCATKYAVRGFSDALFKEVRPAGVRVTCVMPGSVETNFNGATPGQQPDPHKMQPEDIAAAIVHALEAPQTVMISELQMRPTQPK from the coding sequence ATGGACCTACGCGGCAAGGTAGCCATTATCACAGGCGTCAGCAAAGGAATTGGGCTGGCGACGGCCGAAGCGTTGCTGGCTCGCGGGGCCGTGGTAGCTGGCTGGGGCCGCACCGCGCCAGAAAGCCTGACCCACGAGCGGTTTCAGTTTTTTGAGTGCGACATCCGTGACGAGGTAGCGGTTCAGGAAGCCTTCACCAACACCCAGCGTGAGCTAGGCCAGGAAGTTCATGTGCTGGTTAACAACGCCGGCATCGGCAATTTCGGCCCCGTTGACGGGTTTTCGTCGGATGACTGGCACGCCATGTTCGATACCAACGTGCACGGGTTGTTTTACTGCACCAAGGCCGCCCTACCCCAGATGAAAAAGCAGCGGGAGGGTCATATTATTAATGTGGCGTCCCTGGCTGGCACGGCGGGCACAGCCAACCTAGCCGGCTACTGCGCCACCAAGTACGCCGTGCGCGGTTTCTCCGATGCCCTGTTCAAGGAAGTGCGCCCCGCCGGTGTGCGGGTAACCTGCGTAATGCCCGGCTCGGTGGAAACCAACTTTAACGGCGCTACCCCCGGCCAGCAGCCCGACCCGCACAAAATGCAACCCGAAGACATTGCCGCCGCCATTGTGCATGCCCTGGAAGCCCCGCAAACCGTCATGATTTCGGAGCTGCAGATGCGGCCCACCCAACCAAAGTAA
- the gldA gene encoding gliding motility-associated ABC transporter ATP-binding subunit GldA gives MVEVQQLTKTFGAQAAVNNISFTVGKGEILGFLGPNGAGKSTTMKIATGYLPPSLGTVTVDGFDVQTSPLEVRRRVGYLPEHNPLYLDMYVHEYLEFIGSVHGLKGNQRRQRVQEMVERVGLGREQNKQIGALSKGYRQRVGLAQALIHDPGVLILDEPTTGLDPNQIGEIRSLIRELGQDKTVIFSTHILPEVAALCSRAVIINRGQLVADSPVSELGGKVAGETVIRAEFEQAIDLAPLRALPGITHVEAAGNIYHIRAIAGSDQRGAISRLAAQQGWVLLGLRQEEQSLEQVFQSLTK, from the coding sequence ATGGTAGAAGTTCAACAGCTCACAAAAACCTTTGGCGCCCAGGCTGCGGTGAACAACATCAGCTTCACGGTAGGCAAAGGCGAAATCCTGGGCTTTCTGGGGCCGAACGGGGCAGGCAAATCCACGACCATGAAAATTGCCACCGGCTACCTGCCGCCTTCCCTGGGCACGGTAACCGTGGATGGCTTTGATGTGCAAACCAGCCCGCTGGAAGTGCGCCGCCGGGTGGGCTACCTGCCCGAGCACAACCCACTTTACCTGGACATGTACGTGCACGAGTACCTGGAATTCATCGGCTCGGTGCACGGGCTGAAGGGAAATCAGCGCCGCCAGCGGGTGCAAGAGATGGTGGAAAGGGTAGGGTTGGGCCGCGAGCAGAACAAGCAAATTGGGGCGCTTTCGAAAGGTTACCGCCAGCGCGTAGGCCTGGCCCAGGCCCTTATTCACGATCCGGGTGTACTCATCCTCGACGAGCCCACCACCGGCCTCGACCCCAACCAAATTGGTGAAATCCGCAGCCTGATCCGGGAGCTGGGCCAGGACAAAACCGTCATCTTCTCTACTCACATTCTGCCCGAAGTAGCTGCCTTGTGCAGCCGCGCCGTTATCATCAACCGCGGCCAACTGGTAGCCGATTCTCCCGTGTCAGAGCTGGGCGGGAAGGTAGCCGGCGAAACCGTCATCCGCGCCGAGTTCGAGCAGGCCATTGACCTGGCCCCCTTGCGCGCCTTGCCCGGCATAACCCACGTGGAGGCCGCCGGCAACATCTATCATATTCGCGCAATTGCTGGCTCCGACCAACGCGGAGCCATTTCCCGCTTGGCCGCCCAACAGGGCTGGGTGCTGCTGGGGCTGCGGCAAGAGGAGCAGAGCTTGGAGCAGGTCTTCCAGTCCCTGACGAAATGA
- the gldF gene encoding gliding motility-associated ABC transporter permease subunit GldF, translating into MYSVLRKEFNSFLNSPVAYVVIGVFLVATGLFVWVFPDSSVLDYGFADLQTLFNMAPWIFLFLIPAITMRTFAEEKKAGTMELLLTRPLTDGQIIGGKYLACLLLALLALLPTLLYYYSVYQLGSPQGNIDSAATVGSYLGLGLLAAVFAAIGIFASAITRDQIIAFLVAVVGCFLVYSGFDSLASVFDGAPAYYIGQLGIAAHYRDISKGLLDSRDLLYFLTLIAALLLGTRLVLQSRNW; encoded by the coding sequence ATGTATTCCGTTCTTCGCAAAGAATTTAATTCCTTCCTCAACTCCCCGGTGGCTTACGTGGTCATTGGGGTGTTTCTGGTGGCTACCGGCCTATTTGTGTGGGTGTTCCCAGACAGCTCAGTGCTGGACTACGGGTTTGCCGATTTGCAAACTCTTTTCAACATGGCTCCCTGGATTTTCCTGTTCCTGATTCCGGCCATTACCATGCGCACCTTCGCTGAGGAGAAGAAAGCCGGTACCATGGAGCTGCTGCTCACCCGTCCGCTCACCGATGGGCAGATTATCGGCGGCAAGTACTTGGCTTGCTTGCTGCTGGCCCTCCTGGCTCTGCTCCCCACGCTGCTTTATTATTACTCGGTTTACCAACTGGGTAGTCCCCAGGGGAACATCGACTCAGCCGCTACAGTGGGCTCCTACCTGGGCCTGGGGCTGCTGGCAGCGGTGTTTGCAGCCATCGGTATTTTTGCCAGCGCCATTACCCGCGACCAGATTATTGCCTTTCTGGTGGCCGTAGTGGGCTGCTTTCTGGTGTATTCGGGGTTCGACTCGCTGGCTTCGGTGTTTGATGGAGCGCCGGCCTACTACATTGGGCAGCTGGGCATTGCGGCCCACTACCGCGACATCAGCAAGGGTCTTCTCGATTCCCGCGACCTACTCTATTTTCTTACCCTGATTGCTGCCCTGCTGCTGGGTACGCGCCTGGTACTCCAAAGCCGGAACTGGTAG
- the gldG gene encoding gliding motility-associated ABC transporter substrate-binding protein GldG, whose amino-acid sequence MSTEHQPTTNSQQPTASRKRRDLTRFALALVGLLLLNFLAGLFFFRLDLTEEKRYTMSGATRQLLSGLKQPVTVTVYLDGDFPPAFRRLQQSVRETLNEMQVYGGANLHYVFVDPSAAGTEKARNEYYQALFKKGLRPTNLGATENGKRTEKIIFPWATVAAGGKEQQVLLLRGNQAAPSDVRLNQSIEGLEYELASAIRKLNPGSRKRIGVVEGHGELSNQEAGDLIGSLSQFYDVFRVNLAQSRPQDLRTLSALIVAKPAGAYAEPEKFKLDQFVTQGGSALFFVDAMRVNLDSANRGGMLSFPQPLGLDDLLFKYGVRINPDLLLDLNSGVIPMVTGTLGDKPKVEPMPWQFYPLINNFSQHPITRNLDAVYTKFVSSIDTVKAVGIRKTPLLFTSRYTRVLPSPVPVNLNDARLEPDPKLYKAQFKPVGYLLEGQFRSLYANRAEPGTTRYQPATSPLAKPAKVLVISDGDFVRNEVDPKTGRPFRLGFDRLANTEFANRELVLNAVDYMLDESGLIAVRGKQITLRPLDKLRVVEERRRWQLLNLVVPLALLGLFGVVRAWRRKRRYASF is encoded by the coding sequence GTGAGCACAGAACATCAGCCAACAACTAACAGCCAACAGCCAACAGCTAGCCGAAAACGCCGTGACCTCACGCGCTTTGCGCTGGCGCTGGTGGGCTTGCTGCTACTAAATTTTCTTGCTGGCCTGTTCTTCTTTCGCCTTGACTTGACGGAGGAGAAGCGCTACACCATGTCGGGGGCTACCCGGCAGTTGCTCTCAGGCCTGAAGCAGCCCGTCACCGTTACCGTCTACCTCGACGGTGACTTTCCGCCCGCGTTTCGACGTTTGCAGCAGTCCGTGCGCGAAACCCTGAACGAAATGCAGGTGTACGGTGGGGCCAACTTGCACTACGTCTTCGTCGACCCCTCAGCGGCCGGCACCGAGAAGGCTCGCAACGAGTACTACCAAGCGCTGTTCAAAAAAGGATTACGGCCTACCAACCTCGGGGCCACCGAAAACGGCAAGCGCACTGAGAAAATCATTTTTCCCTGGGCCACGGTAGCGGCCGGCGGCAAAGAGCAGCAGGTGCTGCTGCTGCGCGGTAACCAAGCCGCCCCCTCCGATGTGCGCCTCAACCAGAGCATAGAAGGGCTGGAATACGAGCTGGCCAGCGCCATCCGCAAGCTCAACCCCGGCTCGCGCAAGCGCATTGGGGTAGTAGAGGGCCACGGCGAGCTGTCGAACCAGGAAGCTGGCGACCTGATTGGCTCCCTGAGTCAGTTCTACGACGTATTCCGGGTGAACCTAGCTCAGTCGCGCCCCCAGGATTTGCGTACGCTCAGCGCCCTGATTGTGGCCAAGCCGGCCGGAGCTTATGCCGAGCCGGAAAAGTTTAAGCTCGACCAGTTCGTGACCCAGGGTGGTAGTGCCTTGTTCTTCGTGGATGCCATGCGCGTGAACCTGGACAGCGCCAACCGCGGCGGTATGCTGTCCTTCCCCCAGCCCCTGGGCCTCGACGACCTACTGTTCAAGTACGGCGTGCGCATAAACCCCGATCTGCTGCTCGACCTCAACTCCGGCGTCATCCCCATGGTTACTGGCACCCTCGGCGACAAGCCCAAGGTGGAACCCATGCCCTGGCAGTTCTACCCCCTGATTAACAACTTCAGCCAGCACCCCATCACCCGCAACCTCGACGCGGTGTACACCAAATTTGTCAGCAGCATTGATACGGTGAAGGCCGTGGGCATCCGCAAAACGCCCTTGCTGTTCACCTCCCGCTACACCCGGGTGCTACCCTCGCCGGTACCCGTGAACCTGAATGACGCCCGCCTGGAGCCCGACCCCAAGCTCTACAAGGCGCAGTTCAAGCCCGTGGGCTACCTGCTCGAAGGCCAGTTCCGCTCCCTGTATGCCAACCGCGCCGAGCCCGGCACCACCCGCTACCAGCCAGCTACCTCCCCGCTGGCTAAGCCTGCCAAGGTGCTGGTCATTTCCGATGGCGACTTCGTGCGTAATGAGGTGGATCCTAAAACGGGCCGACCTTTTCGCCTGGGCTTCGACCGCCTAGCCAACACCGAGTTTGCCAACCGGGAGCTAGTGCTGAACGCCGTGGACTACATGCTGGATGAAAGCGGCCTGATTGCTGTACGCGGCAAGCAAATCACCCTACGCCCCCTGGATAAGCTGCGGGTAGTGGAAGAACGCCGCCGCTGGCAGTTGCTGAACTTGGTGGTTCCGCTGGCTTTGCTGGGCTTATTTGGGGTAGTGCGCGCCTGGCGCCGCAAGCGCCGGTACGCGTCGTTTTAG
- the kaiC gene encoding circadian clock protein KaiC gives MTSSASLGPQLPKTPTGIDGLDEITEGGLPQGRPTLVCGSAGCGKTLMGVEFLVRGIQQFNEPGVLMAFEETADELAANVTSLGFDLQTLQGQGQLRIDHVHVDRSEIEETGEYDLEGLFIRLGYAIDSIGAKRVVLDTIEALFSGFTNQAVLRSEIRRLFRWLKDKGVTTIITAERGEGSLTRQGLEEYVSDCVILLDNRVIEQITTRRLRIVKYRGSTHGTNEYPYLITEDGISVLPVTSLKLDHEVSNEIISTGVPALDDMFGRHGFYKGSSVLITGTAGTAKTTLAASFAHAICSTGKRCAFFAFEESPQQLVRNMRSIGLNLNTFMEQGLLHVEASRPTLNGLEKHLVTLHRLVKEFKPDAVVIDPISNLITVGNIAEVRSMLTRLIDFLKINNITAMFTSLINGRNIQQEMTEEGVSSLVDTWISVRDLEGVGERNRGISILKARGMAHSNQVREFVVTDHGVQLLDVVIGPMGIVTGASRLTQQMQEQAQALASQQELERKDREIERKRRVLEATIANLRTEFESVEEELRQINHEELVRQQKLADNRRQIAGTASTE, from the coding sequence ATGACTTCCTCCGCTTCTCTGGGGCCACAGCTGCCCAAAACGCCCACGGGCATCGATGGCCTGGATGAGATAACGGAGGGAGGCTTACCCCAGGGGCGCCCCACGCTGGTGTGCGGCAGCGCCGGCTGCGGTAAAACCCTGATGGGCGTGGAGTTTTTGGTGCGCGGTATTCAGCAATTCAACGAGCCCGGGGTGCTCATGGCCTTCGAGGAAACGGCCGATGAGCTAGCCGCCAACGTCACCTCCTTGGGCTTTGACCTGCAAACCCTCCAGGGCCAGGGGCAACTGCGCATCGACCACGTGCACGTCGACCGCTCAGAAATCGAGGAAACCGGCGAGTATGATCTGGAAGGTCTATTCATTCGCTTGGGCTACGCCATTGACTCCATCGGGGCCAAGCGCGTGGTGCTCGATACCATTGAGGCCCTGTTCTCCGGCTTCACCAACCAAGCTGTGCTCCGTTCCGAAATCCGCCGGCTGTTTCGCTGGCTTAAGGACAAGGGCGTGACCACCATTATTACCGCCGAGCGGGGCGAAGGCTCCCTGACCCGGCAGGGCCTGGAGGAATACGTGTCAGATTGCGTGATTCTGCTGGATAACCGGGTAATTGAGCAGATTACTACCCGCCGCCTGCGCATTGTGAAATACCGCGGCAGCACCCACGGCACCAATGAATATCCCTACCTGATTACCGAGGACGGTATTTCCGTGCTACCCGTAACCAGCCTGAAGCTCGACCACGAAGTTTCCAACGAAATCATTTCCACGGGCGTACCAGCCCTGGACGATATGTTTGGCCGGCACGGGTTTTACAAGGGCAGCAGCGTGCTCATCACGGGTACCGCCGGCACGGCCAAAACTACTTTGGCCGCCTCCTTCGCCCATGCCATATGTAGCACCGGCAAGCGCTGCGCCTTCTTCGCCTTCGAGGAGTCGCCCCAGCAGCTGGTGCGCAACATGCGCTCCATTGGCCTCAACTTGAACACCTTTATGGAGCAGGGGCTACTGCACGTGGAAGCCTCGCGCCCTACCCTGAACGGGCTGGAAAAGCATTTGGTGACGCTGCACCGCCTAGTTAAAGAGTTCAAGCCCGATGCGGTGGTTATTGACCCCATCAGCAACCTAATCACCGTGGGCAACATTGCGGAAGTGCGCAGCATGCTCACCCGCCTGATTGACTTCCTGAAAATCAACAACATCACGGCCATGTTCACTTCCCTGATCAACGGCCGTAATATTCAGCAGGAAATGACGGAGGAAGGCGTTTCCTCGTTGGTTGACACCTGGATAAGCGTGCGGGACTTGGAAGGGGTAGGGGAGCGAAACCGGGGCATCAGCATTCTGAAAGCTCGGGGCATGGCGCACTCCAACCAGGTTCGGGAGTTTGTAGTCACTGACCACGGCGTTCAACTCCTGGACGTTGTGATTGGGCCTATGGGCATCGTGACGGGAGCCAGCCGCCTAACCCAGCAAATGCAGGAGCAGGCCCAAGCCCTGGCTAGCCAGCAGGAGCTGGAGCGCAAAGACCGAGAAATTGAGCGCAAGCGCCGGGTGCTGGAAGCGACCATTGCCAATTTGCGCACGGAATTTGAGTCAGTGGAAGAGGAGTTGCGGCAAATTAACCATGAGGAGCTGGTTCGCCAGCAGAAGCTAGCCGATAACCGCCGGCAAATTGCGGGAACCGCCTCCACCGAGTAA
- a CDS encoding circadian clock KaiB family protein, translating into METPLPITPQEETWELRLYVAGQTVKSVTALANLKAYCEQHLKGRYKLEVIDLLLHPQLAAGDQILAIPTLVRKVPAPIRKIIGDLSNQERVLVGLDIRAVESK; encoded by the coding sequence ATGGAGACCCCTCTCCCAATTACCCCCCAAGAAGAAACCTGGGAGCTCCGTTTGTACGTGGCTGGTCAGACCGTCAAGTCAGTTACGGCCCTGGCTAACCTGAAAGCGTATTGCGAGCAGCACCTGAAAGGACGTTATAAGCTCGAAGTCATTGACTTACTACTGCACCCGCAGCTAGCTGCCGGCGACCAGATTCTGGCCATTCCCACGCTGGTGCGCAAAGTGCCGGCCCCCATCCGCAAAATTATCGGCGACTTATCCAACCAGGAACGGGTGCTGGTAGGGTTAGATATTCGGGCGGTTGAGAGTAAGTAA
- a CDS encoding circadian clock KaiB family protein, whose amino-acid sequence MDLEELGQEAAAEYVLHLYITGATPNSTRAVQNIKGLCEQYLKGRYELVIIDIYQQPELAEQDQIVAAPTLVKKMPLPTRRLIGDLSEKDKVLLALGLSAPFGTASPHD is encoded by the coding sequence ATGGATTTAGAGGAACTAGGACAAGAGGCGGCGGCTGAATACGTGCTTCATTTGTATATTACTGGGGCTACCCCCAACTCCACGCGGGCAGTTCAGAACATCAAGGGCCTCTGCGAGCAATACCTGAAAGGGCGCTACGAATTGGTTATCATTGATATATACCAACAGCCGGAGCTGGCCGAGCAGGATCAGATTGTAGCTGCCCCGACCCTAGTCAAGAAAATGCCCCTGCCCACGCGCCGGCTCATTGGAGATCTTTCGGAAAAAGACAAGGTGCTGCTGGCCCTAGGGCTGTCGGCGCCGTTCGGTACGGCTAGCCCCCATGACTGA